The following proteins are encoded in a genomic region of Phalacrocorax carbo chromosome 2, bPhaCar2.1, whole genome shotgun sequence:
- the WIPF3 gene encoding WAS/WASL-interacting protein family member 3, with amino-acid sequence MPVPPPPPPPPPPPPPSGGPPPPLPLASSEIPKLRKEDQKARNALLADIQQGTRLRKVTQINDRSAPQIEKPKGTNRDGVNPAINKGGSQQPLGGLFAGGFPVLRPAGQRDMPAGRPGQLPGVRAAAPKPSAPPNSSVAKASSNPSHPAEGPRAAVLPEPPSISRAGASPGRPSLPTPPPPPPASSKPSLTFPPPPPLPPPAERPPKGVSPNAPTQPLLPPQPLLPPQPPLPPPQADKPTKFQAGASQLPPPPPPPPLPLMPPCGFPGRTTDFSAAASSPSEGRDCPPPTLPPLPPPPPPHTHSLTSNRLSFPPSPAFNSALSSADVPPPLPPKSPHLLSQFHKPSSIQSLPLPPTPGLPQPAVVAETRKKRPGRGAGTGAGKLAVPPQPPARSPTTELTSKSGVSAWATAHDPYPPLKNGNMHIIDDFESKFTFHSVEDFPPPDEFKPFQKIYPSKIARDPSKNPPLRTHVR; translated from the exons ATGCctgtgccgccgccgccgccaccacctcctcctccaccaccaccttctGGAGGGCCCCCTCCACCACTGCCTCTG GCAAGTTCAGAGATACCAAAACTGCGGAAGGAAGACCAAAAAGCACGAAACGCACTGTTAGCTGATATCCAGCAGGGAACACGCCTAAGAAAAGTGACTCAAATCAATGACCGCAGTGCACCACAGATTGAAA aACCCAAAGGAACTAACAGAGATGGAGTTAATCCAGCTATTAACAAAGGCGGCTCTCAGCAGCCTCTGGGAGGCTTGTTTGCTGGTGGCTTTCCTGTTCTCAGACCAGCAGGCCAGAGGGACATGCCGG CTGGGAGGCCTGGGCAGCTTCCTGGAGTCCGAGCAGCAGCTCCCAAGCCCTCCGCCCCACCGAACAGCAGCGTTGCGAAGGCGAGCAGTAACCCCTCGCATCCAGCCGAAGGCCCAAGGGCAGCTGTCCTGCCAGAGCCCCCCAGCATCTCCCGAGCCGGAGCCAGCCCTGGGCGTCCCAGCCTGCCCACCCCGCCTCCACCACCTCCTGCTTCCAGCAAACCTTCCCTcactttccctcctcctccccctctcccccctccagcCGAACGCCCTCCCAAGGGGGTGTCCCCCAATGCTCCTACTcagcccctgctccctcctcagcccctgctcccccctcagccccctctccctcctcctcaggcTGACAAACCCACCAAGTTTCAAGCAGGTGCTTCACAgctgccgccgcctcctcctcctcctcccctgccacTCATGCCCCCCTGCGGGTTTCCAGGCAGGACAActgatttctctgctgctgcttcctctccaTCTGAAGGAAGGGACTGTCCACCACCCACACTGCcccccctgcctcctcctcctccgccacACACGCACTCCCTGACCTCAAACAGGCTCTCCTTTCCACCCTCCCCAGCCTTTAACAGCGCTCTCAGCAGTGCTGACGTGCCCCCTCCGCTGCCCCCCAAGTCTCCCCACTTGCTGTCACAGTTCCATAAGCCAAGCAGTATTCAGTCGCTGCCGCTTCCTCCCACCCCCGGACTCCCTCAGCCCGCAGTGGTGGCCGAGACTAGGAAGAAGAGACCTGGCCGAGGCGCAG GAACTGGTGCTGGGAAGCTGGCCGTTCCTCCGCAGCCACCAGCAAGATCACCAACAACTGAACTCACAAGCAAGTCTGGAGTCTCAGCCTGGGCTACAGCTCATGACCCCTACCCACcacttaaaaatggaaatatgcACATCATTG ATGACTTCGAATCTAAATTTACTTTCCATTCTGTGGAAGACTTCCCCCCACCTGATGAATTCaagccatttcagaaaatatatccCAGCAAGATAGCTAGAG